The following are from one region of the Populus trichocarpa isolate Nisqually-1 chromosome 8, P.trichocarpa_v4.1, whole genome shotgun sequence genome:
- the LOC7467530 gene encoding serine/threonine-protein kinase BLUS1: MAHFQDQRTKSQRVQYPVDSNAYKILDEIGVGVSATVYKAICVPMNSTLVAIKCIDLDQSRADFDSVRRETKTMSLLSHPNILESHCSFTVDRHLWMVMPFMSAGSLQSIISSSFPDGLPEPCIAVVLKEILNALSYLHDQGHLHRDVKAGNIVIDSNGKVKLADFGVSASIYEFNTLERSSSLSCSSRMRLTDLAGTPYWMAPEVIHSHTGYSFKADIWSFGITALELAHGRPPLSHLPPSKSLIMKITKRFRFSDCHEENHKKSCRNKKFSKAFKDMVASCLDQDPSKRPSAAKLLKHSFFKNCKGLDYFVKNVLHGLPSVEERFKEAKVLSGISSQSGTDVEEEEKGDIDGDSVIQRVKTRRISGWNFNEEGFELDPVFPTDSKNDSVVKQVRFGGESIIQDKKIEFSESDGSGDLVDSAKPSILNSLAPVKEEMSQVGDHIGVNMSGVGGIVEGLNQVTMLEGLVALKRSLEEQRRHVAIIIGLLGGETDGEDQMVQMTENLKEELDIEKQKNLKLEMELEFIKIVISGAFAAASFPN, encoded by the coding sequence ATGGCTCACTTCCAAGACCAAAGAACCAAATCCCAAAGGGTTCAATACCCAGTTGACTCAAACGCATACAAAATCTTGGACGAGATTGGTGTCGGCGTTAGTGCCACAGTTTACAAAGCAATATGCGTCCCCATGAACTCAACTCTTGTTGCAATCAAATGCATTGATCTTGATCAATCTCGAGCCGATTTTGATAGTGTCAGACGTGAAACCAAGACCATGTCACTTCTTTCACACCCTAACATTCTTGAATCCCACTGTTCTTTCACTGTTGATCGCCATCTTTGGATGGTTATGCCTTTCATGTCTGCTGGTTCTCTCCAATCCataatctcttcttctttccctgATGGCCTACCAGAGCCATGCATAGCTGTAGTTCTCAAGGAAATTCTAAACGCATTGTCTTATCTTCATGATCAAGGCCATTTACACAGAGATGTCAAGGCCGGCAACATCGTTATAGACTCAAATGGAAAAGTAAAGCTCGCAGATTTTGGCGTATCAGCCTCAATTTACGAGTTTAACACCCTTGAAAGGTCATCCTCATTGTCTTGCTCATCAAGAATGAGGTTAACTGATCTTGCAGGGACGCCATATTGGATGGCACCAGAGGTTATACACTCCCATACAGGTTATAGTTTCAAAGCTGATATATGGTCTTTTGGTATCACTGCATTGGAATTAGCCCATGGTCGCCCTCCTTTGTCTCACCTTCCTCCTTCAAAGTCTTTGATCATGAAGATAACAAAGAGGTTTCGGTTCTCTGATTGTCATGAGGAGAATCACAAGAAAAGTTGCAGGAACAAGAAGTTCTCTAAGGCTTTTAAAGATATGGTTGCTTCTTGTCTTGACCAAGACCCTTCAAAGAGACCTTCTGCTGCAAAGCTTTTGaagcattctttttttaaaaactgtaAAGGATTAGACTATTTTGTCAAAAATGTTTTGCATGGGTTGCCTAGTGTTGAAGAAAGATTCAAAGAAGCCAAGGTTTTAAGTGGGATATCAAGCCAGAGTGGTACtgatgttgaagaagaagagaagggggaTATTGATGGTGACTCTGTGATTCAACGTGTGAAGACTAGAAGGATTAGTGGCTGGAACTTCAACGAGGAAGGATTCGAGCTTGACCCAGTATTCCCTACTGACTCAAAAAATGATTCAGTTGTGAAACAGGTTCGTTTTGGAGGTGAATCCATCATTCAAGATAAGAAAATTGAGTTCAGCGAGTCAGACGGGTCAGGTGATTTAGTTGACTCGGCCAAGCCATCAATCCTGAATTCACTAGCTCCAGTTAAAGAAGAGATGAGCCAAGTGGGAGATCATATTGGTGTAAATATGAGTGGTGTGGGAGGAATTGTTGAGGGTTTGAATCAAGTGACAATGTTAGAGGGTTTAGTGGCATTAAAGAGGAGTTTGGAGGAGCAGAGAAGGCATGTCGCAATTATAATTGGTCTGTTGGGAGGGGAGACTGATGGAGAAGACCAAATGGTGCAAATGACTGAGAATCTGAAGGAGGAGTTGGACATTGAGAAGCAAAAGAACTTGAAGCTGGAGATGGAATTGGAGTTTATTAAGATTGTGATTTCTGGTGCATTTGCTGCTGCTTCATTTCCTAATTGA
- the LOC7467531 gene encoding transcriptional regulator SUPERMAN: MMERNSLSSNVNGHSNIGSRACNNNDKKKKLRDSWNFSSCQSNGHDYLGGLSWPPRSYTCTFCKREFKSAQALGGHMNVHRRDRARLRLSPPRDDQCPILTLNLNPNPSFCTPFNRTIPSLVSPPLTAPSTPSLASEVKKWTIGGGNPLDPSSPNLSDLTTNGSRKSFFENFDGFTRQDGFKIWNKGEIVRLDLDIGLVSDSKDDLDLELRLGSLN, translated from the coding sequence ATGATGGAGAGGAACAGTTTGAGTAGCAACGTGAATGGCCATAGTAATATTGGAAGTAGAGCGTGCAACAACaatgacaagaagaagaagcttaGAGATTCATGGAACTTTAGCAGCTGCCAAAGCAATGGACATGATTATCTTGGTGGGCTTTCTTGGCCTCCAAGATCGTACACGTGTACCTTCTGCAAAAGGGAATTTAAATCTGCTCAAGCTCTTGGAGGTCACATGAATGTTCATAGGAGAGACAGAGCCAGGTTGAGACTGTCACCTCCAAGGGATGACCAGTGTCCTATTCTGACCCTTAACCTGAACCCTAACCCTAGTTTCTGTACTCCATTCAATCGCACAATACCATCCTTGGTTTCTCCTCCTCTTACTGCACCATCTACACCATCTTTAGCTTCCGAAGTCAAGAAATGGACCATTGGCGGTGGTAACCCTCTCGACCCTTCAAGCCCCAACCTTTCTGATTTAACAACAAACGGGAGCAGGAAATCCTTCTTTGAAAACTTCGATGGTTTCACACGACAAGATGGATTCAAGATCTGGAATAAGGGTGAGATTGTGAGGTTAGATTTGGATATTGGTCTTGTCAGTGACTCCAAGGATGATTTGGATTTGGAACTTCGACTGGGATCTCTTAATTAG
- the LOC7467532 gene encoding transcriptional regulator SUPERMAN yields MESAKQGSPEASSEENYDSQEQVKEDLSSNTATTAKRSYECSFCKRGFTNAQALGGHMNIHRKDRANRTRGKNLASSSSVSSKANEEIKNPRYMVPNSSIPTNYYPFLEAQRNHEMYFQPPAGSSPRQPYSNYKHGSQDFLGPRSQSLSMNEELWGKGLSLQIGSANIQDSGGNRRVSDDDEVDLELRLGRDR; encoded by the coding sequence atggagTCGGCTAAACAAGGAAGCCCAGAGGCTTCAAGTGAAGAAAATTATGATAGCCAAGAACAAGTCAAAGAAGATTTATCAAGCAATACAGCAACTACTGCTAAACGCTCATATGAATGTTCTTTTTGCAAGAGAGGCTTCACAAACGCGCAGGCCTTAGGGGGACACATGAACATACATCGGAAAGATCGAGCTAATCGAACCAGAGGCAAAAACCTTGCAAGTTCCTCATCAGTTTCAAGCAAAGCCAATGAGGAAATCAAGAATCCTAGATATATGGTACCAAATTCAAGTATACCCACAAATTACTATCCGTTTTTGGAGGCTCAAAGGAATCATGAAATGTATTTTCAGCCACCTGCAGGTTCTAGCCCTAGACAGCCATATAGCAATTACAAACATGGTAGCCAGGATTTTCTTGGGCCAAGATCTCAATCTTTGAGCATGAACGAAGAGCTTTGGGGTAAAGGTCTAAGCTTGCAAATTGGGTCTGCCAATATCCAAGATAGTGGAGGGAATAGGAGGGTTTCTGACGATGACGAAGTCGATCTGGAGCTTAGACTTGGACGTGACCGCTAA
- the LOC7467534 gene encoding ethylene receptor 2, with the protein MLKALAPGLLLILSLLISASANDNGFSRCNCEDEGSLWIIESILESQRVSDFLIAVAYFSIPIELLYFVSCSNVPFKWVLFEFIAFIVLCGLTHLINGMTYGPHTFQLMLALTVFKILTALVSCATAITLFTLIPLLLKVKVREFMLKKKAWDLGREVGIIMKQKEAGLHVRMLTQEIRKSLDRHTILYTTLVELSKTLGLQNCAVWMPNEMKTLMDLTHELNRGNYLSSDNPSIPITDPDVVRIKRSEAVNILRPDSALAAASHGESGEPGPVAAIRMPMLHVSNFKGGTPEIVQACYAILVLVLPGGQPRSWTNQEVEIIKVVADQVAVALSHAAVLEESQLMREKLEEQNRALQQAKMNAMMASKARGAFQKVMSDGMKRPMHSILGLISLIQDGNLSGEQRIIVDAMMRTSNVLSTLINDVTEISIKDSGRFSLDMRSFGLHAMIKEAACLAKCLCIYRGFGFSIEVDKSLPDNVMGDERRVFQVILHMVGNLLDHNNGGGFVVLRFFSENGSQERNDQRWTTWRPCMSDGDVYIRFEIAINNSGSESEGSASMLQHSGKRFASDGVEEGLSFSICKKLVHLMQGKIWMMPNSQGFAESMGFVLRFQLRPSIAVAISESGESSENPHSNSFFKGLQVLLADADDLNRAVTRKLLERLGCNVATVASGFECLSALGPAASFQVVLLDLQMPELDGYEVAVRIRKFRSRSWPLIIAMTASSDDDVWDKCLQIGINGVIQKPVVLKGISYELRRVLANKVV; encoded by the exons ATGTTAAAAGCATTAGCTCCTGGGCTGCTGTTGATTTTATCACTCCTGATATCAGCTTCTGCAAACGACAACGGATTTTCTCGATGTAATTGTGAAGATGAGGGCAGTTTATGGATCATAGAAAGCATTCTAGAGAGCCAAAGAGTGAGTGATTTCTTGATTGCCGTGGCCTATTTTTCAATCCCTATCGAGCTGCTATACTTCGTTAGCTGCTCAAATGTTCCATTCAAATGGGTTCTCTTCGAGTTCATTGCTTTCATTGTTCTATGTGGATTAACCCATTTGATCAATGGCATGACGTACGGCCCCCACACATTTCAGCTTATGCTTGCCCTCACTGTCTTCAAGATTTTAACTGCTCTGGTTTCTTGTGCCACTGCCATTACCCTTTTCACTCTCATTCCTTTGCTTCTCAAAGTGAAGGTCAGAGAATTCATGTTGAAGAAGAAGGCGTGGGATCTTGGTCGTGAAGTTGGGATTataatgaaacaaaaagaagcTGGGTTGCATGTTCGTATGCTTACTCAAGAGATTCGAAAATCACTGGATAGGCATACGATTTTGTATACTACCCTTGTTGAGTTATCTAAGACATTGGGGTTGCAAAACTGTGCTGTTTGGATGCCTAATGAGATGAAAACCCTGATGGATTTGACCCATGAGCTGAATAGGGGTAATTATTTGAGTTCAGATAATCCTTCAATTCCAATCACTGATCCTGATGTTGTTAGAATTAAACGAAGTGAAGCGGTAAACATTCTTAGGCCTGACTCAGCGCTTGCTGCTGCAAGCCATGGGGAGTCTGGCGAGCCAGGGCCTGTGGCTGCAATTCGAATGCCAATGCTTCATGTTAGCAATTTCAAAGGGGGGACTCCTGAGATAGTTCAGGCTTGTTATGCGATTTTGGTATTGGTTCTCCCCGGTGGACAACCCAGATCCTGGACCAACCAGGAAGTAGAGATAATTAAGGTGGTAGCTGATCAGGTGGCCGTGGCTCTCTCTCATGCTGCAGTTCTTGAAGAGTCCCAACTCATGAGGGAGAAGTTGGAGGAGCAAAACCGAGCTTTGCAACAGGCCAAAATGAACGCAATGATGGCAAGCAAAGCTAGGGGTGCTTTTCAGAAGGTAATGAGTGATGGGATGAAGAGACCAATGCACTCGATCTTGGGTTTGATTTCCTTGATACAGGATGGTAATTTGAGTGGTGAGCAACGGATTATTGTTGATGCAATGATGAGGACTAGCAATGTCCTATCAACGTTGATAAATGATGTGACTGAAATTTCAATAAAGGATAGTGGAAGATTTTCATTGGATATGAGATCATTTGGGTTACATGCCATGATCAAAGAAGCAGCTTGCCTTGCCAAATGCTTGTGCATTTATAGGGGCTTTGGTTTTTCAATTGAGGTTGACAAGTCCTTGCCGGATAATGTTATGGGTGATGAAAGGAGGGTTTTTCAGGTGATTTTGCATATGGTTGGGAACCTACTTGATCACAACAATGGAGGAGGGTTTGTAGTGCTTCGGTTTTTCTCTGAGAATGGAAGTCAAGAGAGGAATGATCAGAGATGGACCACCTGGAGACCTTGCATGTCTGATGGGGATGTATATATCAGATTTGAAATTGCAATAAACAATAGTGGCTCCGAATCAGAGGGCTCAGCTTCAATGTTACAACATAGTGGTAAGAGGTTTGCCAGCGATGGAGTTGAGGAGGGCTTGAGCTTCAGCATTTGCAAAAAGCTGGTCCAT TTGATGCAAGGTAAGATCTGGATGATGCCCAACTCTCAAGGTTTTGCTGAAAGCATGGGATTTGTTCTTCGGTTTCAACTTCGACCATCCATTGCAGTGGCCATCTCTGAATCTGGAGAATCTTCAGAGAACCCACATTCCAACTCTTTTTTCAAAGGCTTGCAAGTTCTATTAGCTGATGCTGATGATTTGAACAGAGCCGTGACCCGGAAGCTGCTTGAGAGGCTAGGTTGCAATGTTGCTACTGTTGCATCTGGGTTTGAATGCCTTAGTGCTCTTGGACCAGCTGCATCTTTCCAAGTAGTTCTCTTGGATCTTCAGATGCCTGAGTTGGACGGATATGAAGTTGCAGTGAGAATCCGGAAGTTTAGAAGTCGAAGTTGGCCTTTGATTATTGCCATGACAGCAAGTTCTGATGACGATGTGTGGGACAAATGCCTGCAAATCGGAATCAATGGTGTCATTCAGAAACCAGTTGTTCTAAAAGGAATTTCCTATGAGCTTCGAAGAGTCCTGGCAAACAAAGTTGTTTGA